A window from Triticum aestivum cultivar Chinese Spring chromosome 6D, IWGSC CS RefSeq v2.1, whole genome shotgun sequence encodes these proteins:
- the LOC123141269 gene encoding uncharacterized protein, with translation MASAASRKAPSLVVAATVGAVEALKDQAGLCRWGYPLRSLYRRAAAAPRVRALSASLSDAAAAPRPAPLSAEDAKLRKAHHLVCWGPN, from the coding sequence ATGGCGTCGGCGGCGAGCAGGAAGGCGCCGTCGCTGGTGGTGGCGGCGACCGTGGGCGCCGTGGAGGCGCTCAAGGACCAGGCGGGCCTGTGCCGCTGGGGCTACCCGCTCCGCTCGCTctaccgccgcgccgccgccgcgcccagggTCCGCGCCCTGTCCGCCTCGCTCTCCGATGCCGCCGCCGCTCCCCGGCCGGCGCCTTTGTCCGCGGAGGACGCGAAGCTGCGCAAGGCGCACCACCTCGTCTGCTGGGGGCCCAACTGA